The following are from one region of the Penaeus monodon isolate SGIC_2016 chromosome 19, NSTDA_Pmon_1, whole genome shotgun sequence genome:
- the LOC119585444 gene encoding carbohydrate sulfotransferase 3-like, with protein sequence MLSAIKPRKRSVLYVCVLAAFTSSLAVVLRHLPQRYFFAPEHQQRQRTAGARTPQRHVLLWTQVRSGSTFTGSILTTWISTFYSEEPIRAHNATLPKGANASTLLLKDILHCRFAHRPKYFKEYIWMHSQDLRIKALCELDKSFCSSPATFEAFCRASRVGVVRVVGVALHEAVPLLEDDSLDVRLIHLVRDARATIASRRALPPGYFYEAETNISQACERYRQDLAALPTLLRRYPDRYLLVRYEDLVLQPEREVRRLYKFAGLPFTASVAKVLFERTSGLDDAWELQHPFTISRKSSEMPDRWQKHLGYRDMLAIQRECDDVLRAYGYRVFASPEEYARLGTLARGRD encoded by the exons ATGCTGTCCGCAATCAAGCCGAGGAAGAGGTccgttctgtatgtgtgtgtgttggccgcGTTCACTTCGTCGCTGGCTGTGGTCCTTCGCCATCTTCCCCAGCGGTATTTCTTCGCCCCCGAACACCAGCAGCGCCAACGGACGGCGGGGGCGCGGACGCCGCAGCGGCACGTCCTCCTCTGGACGCAGGTGCGCTCCGGCTCCACCTTCACTGGCAGCATCCTGACGACGTGGATATCGACCTTCTACTCGGAAGAACCGATACGAGCACACAATGCCACTCTGCCGAAGGGTGCCAACGCCTCCACGCTTCTGCTCAAGGACATACTGCACTGCCGCTTCGCTCACCGACCGAAATACTTCAAGGAGTATATATGGATGCATTCGCAAGACCTGAGGATCAAAGCTCTTTGTGAACTGGATAAAAGCTTTTGCTCTTCGCCCGCCACCTTCGAGGCCTTCTGTCGCGCCTCGCGGGTCGGGGTGGTGCGTGTGGTGGGCGTGGCTCTGCACGAGGCTGTGCCGCTCCTGGAAGACGATTCCCTCGATGTGCGGCTGATCCACCTCGTCCGCGACGCCCGAGCCACCATCGCCTCCAGGAGAGCCTTGCCGCCAGGGTACTTCTACGAAGCGGAGACAAACATATCGCAGGCGTGTGAGAGGTACAGGCAGGATTTGGCCGCCCTCCCCACGCTCCTCCGACGTTACCCAGACAG ATACCTGCTGGTGCGGTACGAGGACCTTGTCCTCCAGCCGGAGAGGGAGGTGCGACGGCTTTACAAATTTGCGGGTCTGCCCTTCACTGCCTCCGTCGCCAAAGTCCTGTTCGAGCGCACCTCCGGCTTGGACGACGCCTGGGAGCTTCAGCATCCGTTCACCATCAGCAGGAAGTCGTCGGAGATGCCGGACCGCTGGCAGAAGCACCTCGGCTATCGGGACATGCTGGCGATTCAGAGGGAGTGCGATGACGTCCTGAGGGCCTACGGCTACAGAGTGTTTGCCAGCCCTGAGGAATACGCGAGGCTGGGGACGCTCGCTCGTGGCCGGGACTGA
- the LOC119585015 gene encoding uncharacterized protein LOC119585015: protein MAAQGFIRLTCLAVLLLQTAYVSSQLCTEEGRFPHPDSCGSYVDCLPGAGDEMVVREGDCHGFPFSPSLRRCVSHEEYPECVTKAARVAFPLSDFDYLCDGGASTVGCIHCRLAYECIGNKAYIDPCAEGDTCSDYVPFGGGACLPYNFTLVKSDKCDCSQIGLAPDSYNSTYYLLCDPNSAPGVVEVFSCDEGKTYSNVTNNCEAAACSSEPAVPACNGQTGTFVNPNQCSWYYTCLPDGSSRSSCCGEARQYFNETSQTCVDACALANSTAPASPCDGVSMGKFADPADCTKYVYCDTSTTPIKTQTCPSGTYFDGSGCVAGECTNQVNAADCPGFADLGC, encoded by the exons ATGGCGGCTCAAGGATTCATTCGTCTGACGTGCTTGGCT GTACTGCTTCTACAAACGGCTTACGTAAG CTCGCAGCTGTGCACGGAGGAGGGGCGCTTTCCTCACCCCGACAGCTGCGGCAGCTACGTGGACTGCCTGCCCGGCGCCGGCGACGAAATGGTGGTGAGGGAGGGCGACTGCCAcggcttccccttctctccctctctccgacgCTGCGTCTCTCACGAGGAGTACCCGGAATGCGTGACCAAGGCAGCGCGAGTGGCCTTTCCGCTCTCCGACTTTGACTACCTGTGCGACGGGGGGGCGAGCACGGTCGGCTGCATCCACTGCCGACTCGCCTATGAGTGCATCGGCAACAAGGCCTACATAGACCCCTGCGCGGAGGGGGACACTTGCTCCGATTATGTCCCCTTCGGTGGCGGCGCGTGTCTGCCCTACAACTTCACTCTAGTCAAGTCTGACAAGTGTGACTGCAGCCAGATCGGACTTGCCCCAGATAGTTACAATTCTACGTACTATTTGCTCTGTGACCCCAACTCTGCTCCCGGCGTGGTGGAGGTTTTCTCATGTGATGAAGGGAAAACTTACAGCAATGTGACCAACAATTGTGAGGCGGCTGCTTGTAGCAGTGAGCCTGCTGTACCGGCGTGCAACGGACAGACCGGCACCTTCGTTAACCCCAACCAATGCAGCTGGTATTACACCTGCTTGCCAGACGGCTCGAGCAGATCCTCCTGCTGCGGAGAAGCAAGGCAGTACTTCAACGAAACGAGCCAAACATGCGTGGACGCCTGCGCCCTCGCCAACAGCACTGCCCCGGCCAGCCCCTGCGACGGCGTCTCGATGGGCAAGTTCGCGGACCCTGCAGATTGCACTAAATACGTGTACTGCGACACCTCGACCACCCCGATCAAGACGCAGACGTGTCCTTCCGGCACGTACTTCGACGGGTCAGGCTGCGTGGCCGGCGAGTGTACGAACCAGGTGAACGCCGCGGACTGTCCCGGCTTCGCTGATCTCGGCTGCTGA